A window from Vigna angularis cultivar LongXiaoDou No.4 chromosome 7, ASM1680809v1, whole genome shotgun sequence encodes these proteins:
- the LOC108336417 gene encoding RING-H2 finger protein ATL63: MPTQSDSPSNSLSQLAQNVFSDNNSSIMLAAVLSLLLVILFVLLLHVYAKWFLSQSQLRSHTRRWRTPVTVSDVLEPSHFHSINIEASPTCPKGLDSATVSAIPMFVHKTEKTEELECVICLSVIEEGEIGRRLPKCGHAFHVECIDMWFTSHSNCPICRAPILGSDDSEPGSDDVFEIVVVTPGYEISHSEIGAMSGSVPENSSSLLAFSLKRLLSKVFLSPDHVTELNASQ, encoded by the coding sequence ATGCCGACTCAATCCGACTCACCCAGTAACTCACTGAGTCAACTCGCTCAGAACGTCTTCTCCGACAACAACAGCAGCATCATGCTCGCAGCCGTTCTTTCCTTGCTCCTAGTCATCCTCTTTGTCCTCCTACTCCACGTGTATGCCAAGTGGTTCTTATCTCAGTCGCAATTACGTTCTCACACTCGCCGGTGGCGAACTCCGGTGACTGTCTCCGACGTTCTGGAACCTTCCCATTTCCACAGTATCAACATAGAAGCTTCACCCACCTGCCCGAAGGGCCTGGATTCAGCGACAGTTTCAGCAATTCCCATGTTTGTGCACAAAACAGAGAAAACAGAGGAATTGGAATGTGTGATCTGTTTGAGCGTTATTGAGGAGGGTGAGATTGGAAGGAGATTGCCAAAGTGTGGCCACGCTTTTCATGTGGAGTGCATTGACATGTGGTTTACTTCACATTCCAATTGTCCCATTTGCAGAGCTCCTATTCTGGGAAGCGATGATTCTGAACCGGGTTCTGATGACGTCTTTGAGATTGTGGTTGTTACTCCTGGTTATGAGATTAGTCATAGTGAAATCGGTGCGATGAGTGGTTCTGTTCCAGaaaattcttcttctttgttggctttctCTCTGAAGAGATTGCTGAGTAAGGTTTTTCTGTCACCTGACCATGTAACTGAGTTGAATGCTTCACAATGA